In bacterium, the following proteins share a genomic window:
- a CDS encoding VOC family protein gives MPDICHFEIPSDSVDRAREFYGELFGWTFQELSLGDSPYWQIKTGGQGPSGGLLGRQNPGHRWMNYISVDSLKAYVLKATGLGAKVIVPETLVPGMGRFAILEDQDGNRFGLWEVDPGVR, from the coding sequence ATGCCGGATATCTGCCATTTCGAGATACCGAGCGACTCGGTAGACCGGGCGCGGGAGTTCTACGGCGAGCTGTTCGGCTGGACATTCCAGGAGCTGAGCCTGGGGGACAGTCCCTACTGGCAGATCAAGACCGGCGGGCAGGGCCCCTCCGGCGGCCTGCTGGGACGCCAGAACCCCGGGCACCGCTGGATGAACTACATCTCCGTGGACTCGCTCAAGGCCTATGTCCTGAAAGCCACGGGCCTGGGGGCCAAGGTGATTGTCCCTGAGACGCTCGTGCCGGGCATGGGGCGTTTCGCCATCCTGGAGGACCAGGACGGCAACCGGTTCGGGCTGTGGGAGGTGGACCCGGGCGTGCGCTGA